CAGCTTCCAGACCGAGTGCTAAACTTCCTCAAGGACCACTTCCTGATGGATGGGCAGGTCCGCAGccgcctgctgctgctgcagccacaAGCCCGCTACCAGCGTGTGGCTGCGCACCGCGTGCCTGGCTTGCACGGCACTTACGATGTCCTCTTTCTGGGCACTGGTGAGTGCTTGCAGCCCAGCAGGATCGAGTTAAGGAGGGGGATTCATGTATGGTTGGTGGATCCTGGGCATTGGGCCCCACCAGGGCCTGAGTGGTGTCCGTGTTCCCAGGTGATGGCCGCCTGCACAAGGCAGTGACCCTGGGCTCCAGGGTGCACATCATTGAGGAGCTGCAGGTCTTCCCTCACGGCCAGCCTGTGCAGAACCTGCTCTTGGACAGCCATCGGGTGAGTGGGCCGTAGAATGAGCTTGGCACCGAGCCAGCTCTTCCTTCCCTGCCCAAGCAAGATGGGAAGTTTAAGGAGCCCCGACGAATGGCTGTCAAAAGGATGTGGGGCAGAACTTGTCAGAGGCTCCCTGGGCTGGCTGTGGTGAGCATATGAGGCTGGTGTGACTGAGTGACGGGGAGCCCATgcttctccctcactctccctgtTTGCCTGTGTAGGGACTGTTGTATGCCTCCTCCCATTCTGGCGTAGTACAAGTGCCGGTAGCCAACTGCAGCCTGTACCCAACCTGTGGAGACTGCCTCCTCGCTCGAGACCCCTACTGTGCCTGGAGCGGCTCTAGCTGCAGGCTCGTCAGCCTCCACCAGCCTGATCTGGCCTCCAGGTGAGAACTCGCGAAGTCCCTGAATGCCTGTCATCTCTGAGCACCCAAGTCTTCTCTGGGACACCTGCGAGGTCTCCTGTCTACCCTCATCTCCACATGGTTCTCCGTTCCCTGCTTCCCTCAAAACCAGTATGGGCTGGACAGTCAGTGTTTGCTGTACCTACCTGGAAAGGGCAACAGGATTTGGTAGAAGATGAGACATCTAGTGAAAGCATGCCAGGAGAAAGTGGATTGCCATGTGAACATAGCTTAGTGAAGACCACAGCAGTGTACTAAACCATTAGAAAGTAGTCAGAGTAACATGTGGATTAGAGGTGTCGATTTAGAAAATAGGGATTTGGCATAGTGGCACattaggcctttaatcccagcatccaggaggcagcggcagaaagatctctgtgagttcaaggccatcttggtctacatagatgcaggccagccagggctacataatgaggtcctgtctcaattaaaaaaaaaaaaaatagggataaGTCAGCTGTAGTAGGGGCatggctataatcccagtacctggtTTTGCTGTtgctattattttttgttttttgttttagtgagacagggtctcatgtagcctaggctggcctggaaggaaCTCAGTATATGGTTGTGGAGGCTCTAAAGAAAACAGGGCGGCCAGAACATGGTGGCACTtgtctgtagtcctagcactcagaaggcagaggcaggaggtccaGAAAGTCAAGGGCATTCTCTGCAACCTCGTGAGtttccaaggctagcctgggtcatGTGAGACCTGGGCTCACAAAATggtagtgctggagagatggctcagcgttaaGAGCACCTATTGCTCTTGTAGGAgacccaggttccatccccagcacccctgtcAGGCAGTTCATAACCAATTGCctggaacttcagttccaggggatccaaccctCTGGCCTCCTGCACACACCTGTACATAGAGACTCACTTAGGCacagatagatacacatacataaaagtaataattcattcatttttttttctttttttaagaagagaacAGGGATGTAGAGAAAGTAAAGCACCACAGTGCCACCACTGGCTTGCATTTTAGCATACCGCCCTCGTATTTTTCTACAAATGTGTAAAGCAAACAGTGTTGTAGACATGACTGTCTCATTTGTAGTGTTCTTCTGTTTACAGGAGAAGGGGCATAAATGAGCACATGCCTAAAGCATGGACGTGTTAACCTTCCTGTTAGTTGTGTTCCTGTTTCACACAGGGCCGTACACTTGGTGTCTGTAAAGTGTTTCAGGAACTTCAGTATTTGGGGATGGTGGTGCATGGTCTGCAATTGTCCCATTGCtaggcaggtagaggcaggaaaatctgcAGTTCATAGCTATCCTTGACtgcataacaagtttgaggctagcctagactacataagaccctgttttGACCAGGTGCTATGGctcacatctttagtcccagcacccaggaggcagaggcaggcggatctctgtgagttttgaggtGTCTGGTTTGTAGAGCGAGTGTTCCTAAGGACGATACCAAGGTTGTCCTCAAACCTACACATAATGTGAGCACACATAACTATGACTGGAGATGCCCAGTCAAGCCCTGTGGTGGTGGAGACTCGGCTCAGCAAAGTGTTAACTGCTGCTTTGGACCTGACGGGCCTTTCACACCAGGTCCCCTGCCCAGGGCCAAGATGGGGGAGGGAACACTGGCCCATGGGGTTCTACCCAAGATTTTCTCGTACCCAGGCCATGGATCCAGGACATTGAGGGAGCCAATGCGAAAGATCTCTGCAATGCTTCCTCGGCCAGGCCCCGGACTTTAGTGCCAGCAGGTAAGATGCCCTAGAAAAGGTGGgctgtatttgcttggaaaagGAGTCCCAGGTATTTATAGGTATAGATTTTTCTTCTAGTCTTATAAAAAGGGGTCCAGATAGTGAGTCTCACTCAGTCCCAAGAATCGCCCAAGTTAAcatctgtcttggttagggttttattgctgtgatgagacactgtGATcccggcaactcttataaaggaaaacatttaaatgggctGGCTCAGAGAtgtagtccattattgtcatggcacacaggcagacatggtgctggagaggtagctgagagttctacatctggatcagtgggcctggcttgggattctgaaacctcaaagcccacccccaatggcagacttcctccaacaaggccccatgTCCCAATGGTGCCATtgcctgtgagcctatggggttcgttttcattcaaaccaccacgctgGCATAGCACCAGAGCACAGCCAGGAGGGCGGGGCTGAGCCTGGGGCTGCTCTAGCCATTGGCTCCTTCTACCCCTGCATCTTCTGCCCACAGGCAAGCCATGCAAACAAGTCCAGATCCAACCGAACACAGTGAACACCCTGGCCTGCCCACTCCTCTCGAACCTGGCCACTCGGCTCTGGCTGTACAATGGGGCCCCTGTCaacgcctctgcctcctgccgcGTGCTGCCCACCGGCGACCTGCTCTTGGTGGGCAGCCAGCAGGGGTTCGGGATGTTCCAGTGTTGGTCAATAGAAGAAGGATTCCGGCAGCTGGTGGCCAGCTACTGCCCAGAGGTGACGGAGGACGGGGTGGTGGGCCAAAAGGACCAGCGTGACGGTATCCCAGTCATCATCAACACATCCCGAGTGAGTGCGCCCGCTGGCGGCAGGGCCAGCTGGGGTGCAGACAAGTCCTACTGGAACGAATTCCTGGTGATGTGCACTCTGTTCGGCCTTGCCGTGGTGCTTCTGGTTTTGTTCTTCCTCTACCGACATCGGGATGGCATGAAACTCTTCCTAAAGCAGGGCGAATGTGCCACCGTGCACCCCAAGACTCGTCCTGTGGTGCTCCCACCCGAGACGCGGCCACTCAATGGTGTCGGCCCTCCTAGCACCCCGCTTGACCACCGAGGCTACCAGGCCCTGTCGGATAGCTCCCCAGGGCCCCGAGTCTTTACTGAGTCAGAGAAGAGGCCGCTGAGTATccaggacagctttgtggaggtGTCTCCCGTGTGTCCCCGGCCCCGGGTTCGGCTGGGCTCTGAGATCCGAGACTCTGTGGTATGAGAGCTGACGTGAGATGTGGCCACCCAGGCCTCAGGCTGTGACTGTTCAGCGGAGGTCAGCTAGACCTGCGCTTCTCACAACACAACCATGATACCGTGCCGGGGAGGCAGCTGGTATCACAGCCCCGACAGCCAGCCAGCTGGTTCCAGGGCCTGGCCGAAGACGGCTCTGCCTCCAGGGGCCAGAGGGCCCTTGTCGGGTGGCAGAATTCTGCTACTTAAACTGAGCCCTTCGTTTAAAAAATGTGAAGCCAGggtgagagggaagagagacaagagacaagGAAGACTACGACACAGCCACTCCAGTTCAGCCTGCCTGGGCTCTTGGGGACTTATCCAAAGTGGCTTTGGGAGACCGAGTTGGAAATCCCTCCCCCGCTGGCCTGTTCTACCTTCCGCCTTACTCTGCTGCCTTGAGCTACCCTTTCTCAATGCAGAGCAGGGGccctgctccagctccagccaACTGAGGACGTATCTGTGGCCGCTGACACCCCACCACCTCAGGGACCAGAGGGCTAGGCTGGCTCGCAGCCCTCCTCGCCAGACGCGGGCCCAGGCCCAGTTCCTGGACTTACCAGGCCTGTATCAGGCTGTGGCCTCGAGAGAGCAAGGGACTGACTCCAGGGGAGTTGGCGACAGAAGACTGTTGTTGCCTGCTGCCCTTTTCCCAGTCAGAGAACCatgtccccccacctccccagccccatcttCCAGTTCCGACACGGGGACTTCTGAACCCCACCTTCTCCAGCTCCGAGTTCACCCGCCCTTGCCCCACACTCTAAGGGATACTGACACTGCCCATCACAAGGACCCtgaatttacatgggttttgtatttttttttaataagatgcactttatcattcttttttaaataaaagcggACAAATGATAGTTAATTGAGGCCCCAATTCTTGAAGGACTttgctttgtgtgtatgttgtgctgtgaatgcctgtgtgtgtacatgtggtgaCCAGAGGCTAGCCTTAGGTGTCATCCTTAGGAACTGCACACCCCTCTTTAGATGGGGTCTCATTAGCTTGAAGTTCACCGTTAGGCTAGgctgctggccagtgaaccccgggatcctcctgtctctgcctccccagggctgaggcTTAAGGACTGAGGTCCTTATGCTCTGAGGCAGACATTTGAACAAGTGAGCCATCACCCCGGCCTGGCTCTGCTTTTAAGTTTTATCTTTTCGGGGCTTCCAAGCCTTTTTCTAAAGGCTGGCTGATGTCGCCTGGTGGAG
The nucleotide sequence above comes from Peromyscus maniculatus bairdii isolate BWxNUB_F1_BW_parent chromosome 1, HU_Pman_BW_mat_3.1, whole genome shotgun sequence. Encoded proteins:
- the Sema4b gene encoding semaphorin-4B, which codes for MGWASCSATLLCARLLLLPLLLLLRTTRTRALGPRISVPLGSEERLIRKFEAENISNYTALLLSQDGRTLYVGAQEALFALNSNISFLPGGEYQQLLWRADADRKQQCSFKGKDLKRDCQNYIKILLPLNSSHLLTCGTAAFSPLCAYINIASFTLARDEAGNVLLEDGKGRCPFDPNFKSTALVVDGELYTGTVSSFQGNDPAISRSQSSRPTKTESSLNWLQDPAFVASAYIPESLGSPEGDDDKIYFFFSETGQEFEFFENTIVSRVARVCKGDEGGERVLQQRWTSFLKAQLLCSRPDDGFPFNVLQDVFTLSPNPQDWRKTLFYGVFTSQWHRGTTEGSAICVFTMNDVQRAFDGLYKKVNRETQQWYTETHPVPTPRPGACITNSARERKINSSLQLPDRVLNFLKDHFLMDGQVRSRLLLLQPQARYQRVAAHRVPGLHGTYDVLFLGTGDGRLHKAVTLGSRVHIIEELQVFPHGQPVQNLLLDSHRGLLYASSHSGVVQVPVANCSLYPTCGDCLLARDPYCAWSGSSCRLVSLHQPDLASRPWIQDIEGANAKDLCNASSARPRTLVPAGKPCKQVQIQPNTVNTLACPLLSNLATRLWLYNGAPVNASASCRVLPTGDLLLVGSQQGFGMFQCWSIEEGFRQLVASYCPEVTEDGVVGQKDQRDGIPVIINTSRVSAPAGGRASWGADKSYWNEFLVMCTLFGLAVVLLVLFFLYRHRDGMKLFLKQGECATVHPKTRPVVLPPETRPLNGVGPPSTPLDHRGYQALSDSSPGPRVFTESEKRPLSIQDSFVEVSPVCPRPRVRLGSEIRDSVV